The genomic stretch GACGGCAAGTGGGAGACGCCTGGCCTGTCCGGCAAGCCGGGCGATGACATCATTCCGCGCATCGTCGGTGGCGAGGACCTTCACGCCGACGCCGCCTACTGCGTTCCGCTCGGAAAGTACCTGCTCGCCGTCCAGACCCACGCCGCGGGCAAACTGTTCCTGTTCGCTTCCACCGATGGCGTGAACTGGTTACATGAGACAACGATCGACGAGATCCGCAACAATAACGGCGCGATCCAGCCCTACTCCGCCTTCGTCGACTTTGACGGTCCCTCGGACGATTGCCACACTGTCGACGAGGACTTCTTCATCTACTTCCCTCGAAAGGGCCCCGATCACGAGTATGACCTCATGTTCCGCAGGAAGATCACAATCGAGTGATGATGGTGTAGAAAAAGACACTGAAGCTCTGCAACGACCGTTCACTCCGCGTCGGCATTCCGACAAAAATAAAGAATTCCGCGTTAGATTCTTTGGGCGTCGGTAGCTAGCGGGGAAAGGAGCAACTATGGCAACAGATTCCGATCGTCAAAACGAACGTCCTGATCCGCATGAGACCTTCCTGCGGCTTTGGACGCTGTACAAGCCCAGTCTGCACGGTTGTGCGATCGTCCTGCCCACAAGGCACATGAAGTGGATGACGTGGTGCATGAGGTCGGCGTCGCCGCTCTGCAAACGTTTTCGACGCTCGATGACCAATTCGCCTTTGGTGCGTGAGCCTGACCGACTGCACTTTAGGCGATCGTCATACAAGGAATCGGTGTCGGAATTTTTATTCTGCGGCGCGGTCGTCAGGTCGCCCAAAAGTGTTTCGCTCAGCATTTCACGAGCAATCCTACGGCGACGGTCGTTGTGCGAAGGACGCCTCAGAGGATTGTCCCAAGGACGGTCGCTACGATCAACCAAACACTCACTCGCTTCGTCCCAACACTCAAACTCCACCAACGCGTAGAGCCAGCCGCACAGGTTCCAGCAACCGACGCCTGACCACACATTGCGGACTTGTTGCTCGCCCACACCCCAAATCTCTTTAACATCATCAAAGTGTTCCTCAATCGACCAGCGACCCGAAACGATTTTCAAAATCGCTTCCACGCTCAACGATGTGTCCGTGCTGATGCACGCCGCCCAAGTGCCGCCAGCGTGTCGGAGCAAGACCACTCGCACCTCGCCCCCAGCGACATGACTGGTTGCCAAGGAAGTCTTTCAAAGGCCTTCCGCAGGTACACCACGGCAATGGTACCGGATCGTTTGCCAGCCCTGCCGGTGACCAGCAAGCTTGGCCGAGCTGATTCGATTCTTGCCATACTTGCGAGGCCGGCCGCGTCGATCAGGTGTGTTCACGGGAAGGTCAAACAACTTTGCATCGCGACGAAGCCCGCTGTGCCATCCTTGGCCCTTTCTAGTGTTGGTGTGGTGTGAGAACCTCCAATTTCTCTGAGGGCATATTTCGTAGCAATATCAACCGCAAACTGACAGACGAACCCCTAAAGTGCAGAACCCATTGGTCAGGATCGAAAACCTGAGGGTCGGGCTGTTTCCCGAGAGTGTGCCACTTTAGGCGTCTTAATCTTTGAGACTGAACTTTTTCGAAATGGAGATGCATTATGTTGAACAGACGTGATTTTGTAAAAGCTGGGGCGATTGGTTTTTCTTTTGTGGCCGGTTCGGGGTGGGCGCTTACATATGATCCGATTGACGTGTCCGGAGGTGAATTCAATAACTGCATCCCGTTCCGTAAAAAGCCGCGCGTGATCCGCGAAGCGGTGCCCGGATTTCTGTGGGCTGATGCGGCTGATTTTCAGGATTATGGGGGGTGGGCGCTCGACACCCAACATGTCGGTTTTATGGGGTCCTCCTATTTAATTGCCCACGGCACCAGCAAGACGGTGTCGGATGCGACCTTGAAGCTGAAGGCGGTGAAGCCCGGTGAATACCGCCTTTGGATTCGCAGCCGCAACTGGATTCCGGAACATGCACCGGGCACCTTCGGCGTAGCGGTTAATGGCACGGATTCCGGCAAAACCTTCGGTGCACAGAAGGAGAAGGGCTGGATTTGGCAGGACGGCGGCGTGCATGAGCTGTCAGGCGCTGCGCTGCTGACGCTGCAGGACAAAACTGGCATCTTTGGGCGCTGCTCCTCCATTATTCTGACGCGCGATTTGAATTATCAGCCGCCTGTCAAAATCGAAGCGTTTAAAAATGAGCGTGCCCGGTTGAGCGGTGTTTCCAATGAAATCAAACGTGGCGGCAGCTATGATGTGATTGTGGTGGGCGGTGGCCCGTCCGGCGGTCCGGCGGCCATTGCAGCGGCCCGCACAGGCGCCAAGACCGCTCTGGTTTCCAATCGTCCGGTGCTGGGTGGCAACTCCAGTGCCGAGATTGGTGTTCCGGTGCAGGGCGCCGCGAAAAAACATCCCGGGAAGCCGGTGCGCGAAACAGGCATCATCGAAGAGGCCGGACGAATCGAGCTGTATGGGATGACGGAGGAGCAACTGACGAAACAAGGGTATAGCGTCACGATGTCGCGTCCCTTCAAAACGCTGGCCGATGCCGAGCCGCAGCTCGATTTGCATGAAAATTTCTGGCTCGAAGGGGTCAAGAAAAAGGGCGCGCGTATCACGGAAGTGATTCTCGTTGATACGCTGACCGGAGAGCGCAAATCACTATCTGGAAAAATGTTTATCGATTGCACCGGCGATGCCTGGTTGGGGCACCATGCCGGGGCCGATGAACGCGTCGGTCGCGAAGCCTTCAGCGAATATCAGGAAGAGGGCGCCCCCGAAGAAGCAGACAACATTACCATGAGCGCCTGTCTGCGCGCGGGTCGTCGTGATATGCGCAAAGTGACGTTTCATCAAAGCCGTAAGCATGAGACCCCGCAAGCCTACACCCCGCCGCCGTGGATCTATGATTTACCGGAAGAATGGTTGAATGGCCGCATGGGAGGCGGCTCGCAGGAAGGCATGTATCGACGCATGACGAGCTGGGCAGTGAATGGCACCTGGTGGTATGAGCATCCCGGCGATGTCGACGATCTGTGGGATCCGGAATTTGCCCGGGATGAGTTGATCCGGGTGAACTACACCATGTGGGATTATTTCAAGAATCATTGGGAAGAGCGGAAACGACTGGCTAAGTACAGCCTGGATTATGTCGGCTTTATGGCCGGAAAACGCGAGAGCCGCCGGTTGATGGGCGATCTGGTGCTCAACGCCAATGACGCGATTGAAAATCGACAGTTCGATGATGTGATCGCTCATACCGGTTGGACTTTGGATGTGCACCATCATCTCGGTATTCTTTCCACGGAAGGCCCTTTCACCATTGATACCCATATTCCAATTGGGCAGATTCCCTACCGTTGCCTGTATTCACGTAACATCGATAATTTATTGATGGCGGGTCGCTGCGCCAGTGCTACGCATTTAGCGCTGGGAACGGTGCGTATTCAAGCGTCCTGTGCGGTGACCGGACAGGCGGCCGGAACGGCTGCCGGAGTAGCATTGAAGCATCAAACGACACCGCGCGGGGTGTATCAGGAGCACATGACCGAGCTGCAGCAGCTGTTGCTTAAAAACGACCAGTATGTACCGGGCATTCCGAATCGCGATCCGGCGGATCTCGCGCTCGGTGCCAAGGTGACCGCCACCAGCGGCCCGAGTACTGCGGACAATGTGGTTAACGGCATTGCCCGCCCGACACTGGATGGCAAAACGAATACCTGGGAGTCTGACTCGAAACAGTCACTGCCTCAATCGATCGAGCTGACACTGGAAAAGCCGTCAAAAGTCGGCGCTATCCAGTGCGTGTTTGACACGGACCTGACCGTTTCCATGCCCACGCAGCGCACGAATCGGGTGCCTGAAGAGTGTGTGCGTGACTATACGTTGGAGTGCCGCGTGAACGGAAAATGGCAGCGTGTTGTCCGCGAACGCGACAATTTCCAGCGTTTTCGTCGGCACCAATTTAGACAGGTTCTCGCGGACAAGGTGCGTCTGACTGTCGAAGCCACCAATGGAGCCGAAACGGCTCGCGTTGTGGAGCTGCGCGTCTATCCCGACGCCGCACCACTGTTAATGGGATAACGATGAAGCGGCGGATTATAAATTTATACGGACAAAGTATGCTCGTGGTTGCGCTCTTGATGGGCGGAATGGCGTGTGGCCAGGAACGGGTGGAGTATCGAATTCCATTGCATGATCCCGTGAAACCGGATGCGCCGGCGATTTCTTTTAAGGTGGAGCTGATTCTGGATGCCCATGGCTTTCCTTTTGAGTACCAGATGCCGCTCACCACCGGAGTCTGTCTCGACGGGACCTGTAAACCCCTGCAGGCCACCCTGTTCTGGGATGCGTTTGGAAACTATTCCCGATTGGACTATGACGAGGGTGCGCCTTTGACCAAGGGCGATCATAAGCCTTTTACGGAGTCTGACTATGATCGGCTTGATCAGATCCTCAAGGACAAGCGGTCGATCCTTGGCACCTATCCGCTGGACTATTTTTTGATCAAGCCCGCCGACCGCTATCTTATGGACGTCGACGGCATCACGTCTGCGACCCCGCCATCGGTCAAGGATGCCGTGGTGGATAAGGCGGCCTACACTTCGTGGGCGCTGTGGCATTGGGTGAACGGCAGTATTGTTGACCGGCTGCATGCCAAGACCGTGGCAAGGGTGGATGATGATTATCTCCTGCACGGACTTACATCCGATGAAGCCTCGTTGGTTACTTTTTCATTGGAACAGCTCGAAGAAAACGGATTGCAAGATCCGCGGCACCATGAAGCCTGTTTCCATGTCCTCGAAAACAGTGGCCGCTCCAATTGCGAGTCGGCACTGAAACTGTTGACCCAATCTGCTGGAGATACTTCAGCGATTTTTAGCCGGTTGGTCGGCCTGATCGGCCAGAACGGCGGCTCTTCCGATCTCATTCTCAGCTATTTTGAAAAACTGCCGAATCCTGCCCCGGTTGTATGGATCGAGCTAGCGAAGCAGTTGGAGGTCATTCCCGGCTACGGCGATCTCGATGCGGCGTTCGCACTACTGCAAAAACATGCCGGCGGCGTGCCGGAGGTGTGCGACATGGTTTCGAAGCTGGCTGATAGCGAGGATCGTTTTATTGCCCGTCGTGCGCAGGAATTTATCGATGCGCACCGTGTTCAAGGTCCCAATGGACGAAAGGAGCCTCGCTACGGAGAAGGTGCCGCAGAAGGAACGCTTCACTTGCATGATGCCACGGGGCCCTACTAAGTACCCTACGGCACACTGGTGCCCGAACAGCACAACGGCATACTTTTTCCTGTGGGGATTTCCTCGACGCACGTTGCCATGTGCAGCGTGCGGATGGAGCCTGTATGGTCCTCCCTGGGACAGGCCGCGGGGGTTGCCGCCGCCTTGGCGATCGACAATCAGCAGGAACTCAGAGACGTTTCCGTTAAGCACATCCAAGATGAACTGTTAAAACAGAAGTGTGTTCTGTTTTTCTACACAGACCTCCCTTCCGATGCGCCCTCATTCACTGCGGCGCAAAAGCTGAGCCTGCTGGGCGCAGTGTCCGGACCTGATCGTGTTGATTACAGTACGACCGGGATTTTTTTGTTCGGGCAGGCAAGTAAGGCCGGTTCCCACTGGCCGCCTCTCTAGAGCGAATCGTGGCGTATGTGTTAACCGCAGGTCGCAAACAGTAAATTTCATCGTGGACCTATTCTGGCCGGTGGAACCGGCCCTACCAGATACTGACAAGAAAAACGCCATCGCGATGCCGTCGTTCTCACACGGTGGAAGTCGCCTCCGGCAGAACAACTTTATCGGAATTCCAAGAGTTTTTTTAGATTTCTGCGTTAGATTCTGCGGTCGTCGGTAGCGTACAGTTGAGGACCAATAATGGCAACAGATTCCGACCGGCAAAACGAACGTCCTGATCCGCATGAGACCTTCCTGCGGCTTTGGACGCTGCACGAGCCGAGCCTGCGCGCGTTCGTGCGATCGTGCTGCCCGAAGGCGCAGGAAGTGGACGACGTGATGCAGGAGGTCAGCGTTGCCGCCCTGCGTAAGTTTTCGACGCTCGATGACCATTCCGCCTTCGGTGCGTGGGCCTGTCTGATCGCCCGCTATGAATTGCTTTCGGCGCGGCGGCGATTCGCACGGGATCGCCTGGTACTCGCCGAGGATATCGTTGGACTCTTGGCAGAAGAAGGCGCTGATGAATTGCTGTTGCGGCAGCAACAACTCAAAGCGCTGGATCACTGTATCGCGAAGCTACCGCGTGAGCGTCGCGAACTGGCGCTGGCGGCGTACGCGAAGGACACAACGATTCGTGAGTTGGCTGCGCGGTTGAAGCGAACCGAAGGCTCGCTCTACCAACTCCTTTCACGAATCCGCAAGGAGTTATATCGATGCATGGAAAGTACTCTCCCGGGAGCTCAATCATGAACGACGACAAGCTCAGCCTGCTGCACCGATACCTCGATGGTGCCATCACTCCCGAGGAGCTCGGTCAGCTAGAGAACTTGCTGCGCAGTAGCGCTGACGCGCGAGCCACGCTGCGTTCGCTGGCGACAATCGACGCGAAGTGGCAGCAAATCGTGGCCGATGACGCGATAGGCACGCCGACCAAACGCGAGTCTGTTTCGCGAATCACGAAGCGGCCGATTCCATTGTGGCTGACCTTGAGTGCCCTTGCCGCCTCGTTGATCTTTGGTGCATTCGGCTGGTTTCGCACACCTGAACAGCAAGCCGCGCAGGTCGAGCGTGGTATCGCCAGAGTCATTCGAGTCGAAGGACAAAGCAGCGTTGGAAAGGACGGCATCGTTGCAAGCGGGACCGAGCTGTACCCCGGCGACGAGTTGGTGATGCCAAAAGGTTTGATCGAGCTTGCGTTTCGCGAAACAGGCGTGCATGTGATCGCGACGGCGCCACTCAAGTTAATGCTCGACAGCGACCAACGTGTTTCACTGCTCGAAGGACAGGTCAAGCTCGTTGTTCCGCCGCAAGGCGTCGGGTTTGTGGTCGATACAGCTCAAAGAAAATTCGTCGACTTAGGGACCAGCTTTGTTGTCTCAGCGAGCGCGAGTGGCTCTGAGGTACTCGTGCTCGACGGGGAAATTTCGGTGAGCGCTCACCATGACACGCCAGCGGATTTAATGCATGAGGGCGACTTCGCCAGGTTCGATCAAAAGGGCGATCTTAAATCACAAGGACAACTAGAAGACGATTTGACCAGGGCGATTCCTGAGCTTTCTCTCCTTTCAACCAATCCCGGCGCTGGCTCATTGCAAGGAATGATCCTCGGGTATGACGGGTCGAATGAAATCGAAAATCACGTTCCTTGGAAAGACTTCATCGCCCGCGGTCTTTCGCCGCTGATCCAATCCGGCTTCCGAGACCGCGATTGCTTGGAGGCATTCAAGCAAGGTAAGCAACTGAGTTTTCGCGGTATCGCGGGAGCCTTTCACCAGTTTCCTGAACATGCGGGGCTGACCCCCTATGCTTTGGAAGGTGGCTGGGTGAAATGGTACCACGGTCGGGTTGTTCCACCTCGTTCAGGACGATATCGATTCTGGGGCTACGCCGACAATCACTTGCTCGTTGCGATCGATGGAAAGCCCGTCTTTGAAGGATCGCGGCGAAATTCTTCGTTCAAGGAACTTGGGATACCCCGCTCCAACAACCCCGCTTACCCCTGTCTGGTTGCGTCAGCCGGTTTCGCACGTAGCGACTGGATCGATCTGGAGCATGAGCCAGTGCAACTTGACGTCATGTTTGGAGAGATCTCAGGCAACGGCACGACCGGCCTGTTGCTTGTTGAGCGCGAAGGCGAGCAGTACGAAGAAACGTTCTGGGGCCAACCGAAATGGCCTATCTTCCTGACCGCAAAACCAAGCGTTGAAGAGTCGGCTGAGTTTGAGCGGTTGCTCAATCATTTGGAACCAAGGATCATGGGAGCATTTTCCGTATCCGAAGAAGCTATTTGGAAAGTGGCCGATGAAGCGACGCCGGAGTGATCCGAGAAATGCTGCATCCGAGTTCGCCACGGTTCGGCTTCGTCCTCTAAGCCGCCGATGTGGAAGCATGAGGTTCTCTCAGTCTGTCTATATTTCTGTACATTTTGTTGCAACTCTGACTTCTCAATCTGGACCACGACCATACCGATGAATTGCCTTCGTCCCTTCACCATTGCTGTGCTCGTATTAGGTCTGTTTGGCTCTCACGTCATAGCCCAGGACCGGTCATTAGAAAAAAACAAGTCCGATGAGAATCCGGTCCAAAAGTACGACGTGGCCGCCTACGTTTGGCCATCGTATCATCCCGATGATCGAGCCAGGATGTTTTGGCCGGACGGTATCGGCGAATGGGAAACGGTGATGAAGAGCAAGGCAAAATTCCCGGGGCATCAACACCCAAGGGTCCCGATCTGGGGATACACCAACGAGGCGGATCCTTATGTCATGGAAATGCAAATCGACGCGGCGGCCGACCATGGCGTGAACGTTTTCATCTTCGACTGGTACTGGTACGACCGGTTACCTTTCCTCGAGGGATGTCTTAACGAAGGTTACCTTAAGGCTCGCAACAACGATCGCGTCAAGTTTTATGTGATGTGGGCCAATCATGATGCGAAATTGATGTGGGATCGACGGAACGCGGATGACGTTTCGACGAAGAAGAATAAATCGATCGTCTGGAAAGGCGGCATTGATCGCGAAGAGTTTGAAATCGTGGTCAACCGCTGGATTGACCAGTACTTTCATCACCCTTCCTATTACAAGATCGACGGCAAGCCGGTCGTGATGATCTACGATCTTGCCAACCTAGTCGCGGGACTGGGCGGCATTGAAGAAACCGTCGATGCGATGAAGTGGTTTCGGTCGACGGCAAAGGACGCTGGCTTTCCTGATATCGAGTTGCAGGCGACGCTTCGCAAGGGAGGTGGGCATCAGTTGACGGGTGTCGATGGCGGAAAACTCGGAAACCAGGATCAATTGATCGAAGACTTCGGATTTGATTCGCTCACGCACTACCAGTTTGTTCACATGACCAATGTGGACCGCGAGTACAAAGAAATCATTCCGGACGTTGTTCGGATTTGGAACGAGGTGGATCGCACCAGCAACGCCAATTACCATCCGCACGTCTCGATAGGCTGGGACAATAGCCCGAGGAAGATCAATGAAATCGGTCCTGTGATCAAAGACAACACGCCGGCACGCTTCAAGCAAGCCCTCGAAAGGGCGAAGGAGTTTGTGGACCAGCATCCTGACCAGACCCCGCTGATCACAATCAATAGCTGGAACGAGTGGACCGAGACCAGTTATTTACAGCCCTGCCGAACATACGGCTACGGGTATCTAGAAGCGGTAAGGTCAGTATTCTTGGATTCGGAAATACACAATAAAAAGACGCGGAGCACGAACTCCGTTGACTGACCGGCGTGCAAGGGTTTCGTGATGGCACATCCGTTGGAAGGCGACCATGAGAATCGCTTGCAAATTGTTTCTAGTGACCAAACAGAGAGCATAATTATGACTACTCGGGTTCTTGCACTATTCATTCTGTCGTTGTGGAGCATGTTGGTTTCTGCGGATGAGAAACCGATCGTTGGAGCGATTCGCTGGGACGCTTGGACCGGTGGCAGTATTACCCAGCAGGTCGAGCGATCACTGAGCCCACTCAAGTATCAATCGCGTCTGCCTTGGTTTGCGAACATAGGCAAGGACGGCGTTGTTTCAATCGATGGCGGCGACCAGACGGTCATGGATCAGGAGATTGATTACGCGGCAGATGCAGGACTGGACTACTGGGCATTTTTGCTCTACCCAGAGTCCTCCACGATGAGCACCGCATTGGGGCAATATCTTGGGAGTTCAAGACGCAGCAAGCTTCGATTTTGCTTGATCCTGAAAAACACTTTAGACTTGCCCGAAGCCGCTTGGCTTCGCGAACGAAAGCGAGCTATCGCACTGTTGCAGGAGCCGGGGTACCAAACGGTGCTTGGCAATCGTCCCTTGGTTTATGTGTTCTCGTCCAAAGGACTGCCGAAAAGACGGCTTCAAGAGTTTATTGCGTTAGCCCGTGAGCGGGAGTTGAATCCTTACTACGTTTTCATGGGTTGGCATCCTGCCGCCGATGTAAAGAAAGCAATTCCCCTCGGATTTGACGCCGTCTCGAGTTACGCCAAATCCAACTCGTCTCCTGCTTTCGTCGATCTCGCGAACTCAGTCAAAACTCAACTCTGGGAAAACGCTGTGAATCACAAGGCACCGTACATTCCGTTGGTAACGACGGGATGGGACAAGAGAACTCGGCAGGACAATCCCGTTTCATGGGAAGTAGATGGCGATTACCACAAACAATCGGTATTCCCTTCGAAAGCGACACC from Novipirellula artificiosorum encodes the following:
- a CDS encoding FecR domain-containing protein encodes the protein MNDDKLSLLHRYLDGAITPEELGQLENLLRSSADARATLRSLATIDAKWQQIVADDAIGTPTKRESVSRITKRPIPLWLTLSALAASLIFGAFGWFRTPEQQAAQVERGIARVIRVEGQSSVGKDGIVASGTELYPGDELVMPKGLIELAFRETGVHVIATAPLKLMLDSDQRVSLLEGQVKLVVPPQGVGFVVDTAQRKFVDLGTSFVVSASASGSEVLVLDGEISVSAHHDTPADLMHEGDFARFDQKGDLKSQGQLEDDLTRAIPELSLLSTNPGAGSLQGMILGYDGSNEIENHVPWKDFIARGLSPLIQSGFRDRDCLEAFKQGKQLSFRGIAGAFHQFPEHAGLTPYALEGGWVKWYHGRVVPPRSGRYRFWGYADNHLLVAIDGKPVFEGSRRNSSFKELGIPRSNNPAYPCLVASAGFARSDWIDLEHEPVQLDVMFGEISGNGTTGLLLVEREGEQYEETFWGQPKWPIFLTAKPSVEESAEFERLLNHLEPRIMGAFSVSEEAIWKVADEATPE
- a CDS encoding sigma-70 family RNA polymerase sigma factor, which codes for MATDSDRQNERPDPHETFLRLWTLHEPSLRAFVRSCCPKAQEVDDVMQEVSVAALRKFSTLDDHSAFGAWACLIARYELLSARRRFARDRLVLAEDIVGLLAEEGADELLLRQQQLKALDHCIAKLPRERRELALAAYAKDTTIRELAARLKRTEGSLYQLLSRIRKELYRCMESTLPGAQS
- a CDS encoding glycoside hydrolase family 99-like domain-containing protein, which gives rise to MTTRVLALFILSLWSMLVSADEKPIVGAIRWDAWTGGSITQQVERSLSPLKYQSRLPWFANIGKDGVVSIDGGDQTVMDQEIDYAADAGLDYWAFLLYPESSTMSTALGQYLGSSRRSKLRFCLILKNTLDLPEAAWLRERKRAIALLQEPGYQTVLGNRPLVYVFSSKGLPKRRLQEFIALARERELNPYYVFMGWHPAADVKKAIPLGFDAVSSYAKSNSSPAFVDLANSVKTQLWENAVNHKAPYIPLVTTGWDKRTRQDNPVSWEVDGDYHKQSVFPSKATPDEIASHLDEALQFVDQHRDICEANAVIIYAWNEYDEGGWLAPTRDAKGFPDKSRLEAIRQVLGERR
- a CDS encoding FAD-dependent oxidoreductase, with the protein product MLNRRDFVKAGAIGFSFVAGSGWALTYDPIDVSGGEFNNCIPFRKKPRVIREAVPGFLWADAADFQDYGGWALDTQHVGFMGSSYLIAHGTSKTVSDATLKLKAVKPGEYRLWIRSRNWIPEHAPGTFGVAVNGTDSGKTFGAQKEKGWIWQDGGVHELSGAALLTLQDKTGIFGRCSSIILTRDLNYQPPVKIEAFKNERARLSGVSNEIKRGGSYDVIVVGGGPSGGPAAIAAARTGAKTALVSNRPVLGGNSSAEIGVPVQGAAKKHPGKPVRETGIIEEAGRIELYGMTEEQLTKQGYSVTMSRPFKTLADAEPQLDLHENFWLEGVKKKGARITEVILVDTLTGERKSLSGKMFIDCTGDAWLGHHAGADERVGREAFSEYQEEGAPEEADNITMSACLRAGRRDMRKVTFHQSRKHETPQAYTPPPWIYDLPEEWLNGRMGGGSQEGMYRRMTSWAVNGTWWYEHPGDVDDLWDPEFARDELIRVNYTMWDYFKNHWEERKRLAKYSLDYVGFMAGKRESRRLMGDLVLNANDAIENRQFDDVIAHTGWTLDVHHHLGILSTEGPFTIDTHIPIGQIPYRCLYSRNIDNLLMAGRCASATHLALGTVRIQASCAVTGQAAGTAAGVALKHQTTPRGVYQEHMTELQQLLLKNDQYVPGIPNRDPADLALGAKVTATSGPSTADNVVNGIARPTLDGKTNTWESDSKQSLPQSIELTLEKPSKVGAIQCVFDTDLTVSMPTQRTNRVPEECVRDYTLECRVNGKWQRVVRERDNFQRFRRHQFRQVLADKVRLTVEATNGAETARVVELRVYPDAAPLLMG
- a CDS encoding glycosyltransferase WbsX family protein, with amino-acid sequence MNCLRPFTIAVLVLGLFGSHVIAQDRSLEKNKSDENPVQKYDVAAYVWPSYHPDDRARMFWPDGIGEWETVMKSKAKFPGHQHPRVPIWGYTNEADPYVMEMQIDAAADHGVNVFIFDWYWYDRLPFLEGCLNEGYLKARNNDRVKFYVMWANHDAKLMWDRRNADDVSTKKNKSIVWKGGIDREEFEIVVNRWIDQYFHHPSYYKIDGKPVVMIYDLANLVAGLGGIEETVDAMKWFRSTAKDAGFPDIELQATLRKGGGHQLTGVDGGKLGNQDQLIEDFGFDSLTHYQFVHMTNVDREYKEIIPDVVRIWNEVDRTSNANYHPHVSIGWDNSPRKINEIGPVIKDNTPARFKQALERAKEFVDQHPDQTPLITINSWNEWTETSYLQPCRTYGYGYLEAVRSVFLDSEIHNKKTRSTNSVD